A single genomic interval of Amblyomma americanum isolate KBUSLIRL-KWMA chromosome 11, ASM5285725v1, whole genome shotgun sequence harbors:
- the LOC144111001 gene encoding QRFP-like peptide receptor gives MSPDGSNGSLAAPLFTEDDDDLPEDYDYEESAWRFDLADLVPTAVVYGATLLLGLVGNLLIVYTVARFPRMRSISNLFLASLASADLLIVLLCVPVKFGQLFSYTWTLGELGCKLLLYVQHVSMICSVLNLTFLSIERYYAVIHPVRSRYLCTFSQARRVIIFIWLAAFLTALPIIFVQVHVEMGLRRRAYWCMRDEASPSAWRSFEIYMLILVLCIPTLVMGYAYAKICAQLWMVVRERAHLTSGTACTEMLEKTPGKPGFGVNGDKRFLGKPSRADEDTVKQVIKMLILVVSLFVLCWAPILILNVLTAFGSVSALNYSYLKPLRTCFHLLSYLNSCVNPLVYGFMSRSFRVSFRDAILGCVRQRGPPQRGTTLRLSRTRTTSLSLGRSATYVT, from the exons ATGTCTCCCGATGGAAGCAACGGGTCGTTGGCAGCTCCCCTGTTCACCGAGGACGACGACGACCTGCCCGAGGACTACGACTACGAGGAGTCGGCGTGGCGCTTCGACCTGGCCGACCTGGTGCCCACCGCCGTGGTGTACGGGGCCACCCTCCTCCTGGGGCTGGTGGGCAACCTGCTCATCGTGTACACGGTGGCCCGTTTCCCGCGCATGCGCTCCATCTCCAACCTGTTCCTGGCCTCGCTGGCCTCGGCCGACCTGCTCATCGTGCTGCTCTGCGTGCCGGTCAAGTTCGGCCAGCTCTTCTCCTACACCTGGACGCTGGGGGAGCTGGGCTGCAAGCTGCTCCTCTACGTGCAGCACGTGTCCATGATCTGCTCCGTGCTCAACCTCACCTTCCTCAGCATCGAGAG GTACTACGCGGTGATCCACCCGGTGCGCTCTCGATACCTGTGCACCTTCAGCCAGGCTCGGCGGGTGATCATCTTCATCTGGCTCGCAGCGTTCCTCACGGCGCTGCCCATCATCTTCGTGCAG GTGCACGTGGAGATGGGTCTTCGGCGGCGCGCCTACTGGTGCATGCGCGACGAGGCGAGTCCCAGCGCGTGGCGCTCCTTCGAGATCTACATGCTCATCCTGGTGCTGTGCATACCCACACTGGTCATGGGCTACGCATACGCCAAGATATGCGCCCAGCTCTGGATGGTGGTCCGGGAGAGGGCGCACCTCACATCCGGCAC GGCTTGCACGGAGATGCTTGAAAAGACGCCCGGAAAGCCGGGCTTCGGCGTCAACGGCGACAAGAGGTTCCTCGGCAAGCCGTCACGCGCCGatgaagacacagtcaagcag GTGATCAAGATGCTGATCCTGGTGGTGTCCCTGTTCGTGCTCTGCTGGGCTCCCATCCTAATCCTGAACGTGCTCACAGCGTTCGGCAGCGTCTCGGCGCTCAACTACTCCTACCTGAAGCCGCTGCGCACCTGCTTCCACCTGCTCTCCTACCTCAACAGCTGCGTCAATCCGCTCGTCTACGGCTTCATGTCTCGCTCCTTCCGGGTGTCCTTCCGGGACGCCATCCTTGGATGCGTGCGGCAGCGCGGTCCCCCGCAGCGGGGCACCACGCTGCGACTGAGCCGGACACGCACCACCAGCCTCAGCTTGGGGCGCTCGGCCACGTACGTCACGTGA